A DNA window from Microcystis aeruginosa NIES-843 contains the following coding sequences:
- a CDS encoding vWA domain-containing protein, whose amino-acid sequence MYQELLSSAKPGFILIMIDQSASMSDKYANSNKAEFAALAVNRVIGEIITACSSGNEIKDRCFVAVVGYGASISILFLDKASELAKNPNTTTLKRKVSDGAGGLVEVDEVMRVFVKPTASNGTPMAEAFKQAYTGVEKFISNHPDSFPPVVINITDGEPNDSSAATTEAKKLAQLKTSDGNVIVLNAHISNASAGKIELPSDNAGFSNNKFANFLFDISSVLPDPLAESAKNAGFNVQPNARGFIFNADAEALIKLLQFGSQGALR is encoded by the coding sequence ATGTATCAAGAACTACTGAGTAGCGCCAAGCCTGGATTTATCCTGATTATGATTGATCAGTCAGCTTCAATGTCAGATAAATACGCTAATTCAAATAAAGCAGAGTTTGCCGCATTAGCCGTTAATCGAGTCATCGGAGAAATTATTACAGCTTGTTCATCGGGTAATGAGATTAAAGACAGATGTTTTGTGGCGGTGGTTGGCTATGGAGCAAGTATTAGTATACTATTTCTAGACAAAGCCTCAGAGTTGGCTAAAAATCCCAATACAACAACCCTTAAGAGAAAAGTCTCTGATGGTGCAGGTGGGTTGGTTGAAGTGGATGAAGTAATGCGAGTGTTTGTGAAACCGACTGCAAGTAATGGAACACCAATGGCTGAAGCCTTTAAACAGGCTTATACTGGGGTAGAAAAATTTATTTCTAATCATCCCGATAGTTTTCCACCCGTTGTTATTAATATAACCGATGGAGAACCTAATGATTCTAGTGCTGCTACTACTGAAGCGAAAAAACTAGCACAACTTAAAACAAGTGACGGTAACGTGATTGTTTTGAATGCTCATATTTCTAACGCATCAGCAGGGAAAATAGAGTTACCTAGTGATAATGCTGGTTTTAGCAATAATAAATTTGCTAACTTTTTGTTTGATATTTCCAGTGTGCTTCCTGATCCTCTTGCTGAGAGTGCCAAAAATGCGGGTTTTAATGTTCAACCTAATGCCAGAGGTTTTATCTTTAATGCTGATGCTGAAGCACTGATTAAACTTCTTCAATTTGGTTCTCAAGGAGCATTACGCTAA
- a CDS encoding PP2C family serine/threonine-protein phosphatase, translating into MESHHKVSVIRRFSDRTHKEMETISGCQDNFSYNEAKNCFAIADGATQSFYSSIWSKLLVDYFCENPQIDKNNWQEWLELIQQKWLEEVRAELEKAKSGNNFAWIEIYNGLEHSKSATSTFIGLQFIENQAKISIVGDSCLFIFQGNQLIQTYLLKKSTNFNDRPGYFGSRSKNNDDYEPEFLDIELKYKQHSDKLYFVLATDALAEYIFKYTEQQRDILTTLLTINSEQEFENFVKSARHNGTIKMKNDDVTLMILEVSDGEIVSLPTQTRKENQKNPPIILPSSNENKQPFNEDQNNSSKVEKEPKDNTPAENLEVTSGFAKIRSNLQTLLKFLPSLPMTHRNSRGVSSSSPQVREDKPPVIKGIDGIRNLLLVFIPLNIFLTILSTATILYFISQTANKINSIKTEQSSNSNSSSQVTEYKPKYMKLEKGNKIYKDQTFQEIIIPALSDSSQVLILEEGDKWIKFQIDLYANQAILNQCSTCAGDEIEIKPKTNLRTLASESERDVFGQLSEPSKFKKLEFYSLPDWSKFTFVGYVKK; encoded by the coding sequence ATGGAATCTCATCATAAAGTTTCAGTCATCCGTCGGTTCAGTGATAGAACTCATAAAGAGATGGAAACCATTAGCGGTTGTCAAGATAATTTTAGCTATAATGAAGCTAAGAATTGTTTTGCGATCGCCGATGGTGCAACTCAATCATTTTACTCAAGTATATGGTCAAAACTTCTTGTTGATTATTTTTGTGAAAATCCCCAGATTGATAAAAACAATTGGCAAGAATGGCTTGAACTAATTCAGCAAAAATGGTTAGAAGAAGTTAGAGCAGAATTAGAAAAAGCAAAAAGCGGTAATAATTTTGCCTGGATTGAGATTTACAATGGTTTGGAACATTCTAAATCAGCAACATCTACCTTTATTGGGTTACAATTTATTGAAAATCAAGCAAAAATCTCAATTGTTGGCGATAGCTGTCTGTTTATTTTTCAGGGAAATCAATTAATTCAAACCTATTTATTGAAAAAATCAACGAATTTTAATGATAGACCTGGATATTTTGGAAGTCGCTCTAAAAATAATGATGATTATGAGCCAGAGTTTTTAGACATCGAATTAAAATACAAACAACATTCAGATAAGCTTTATTTTGTACTAGCAACTGACGCTCTAGCTGAATATATTTTTAAATATACAGAACAGCAAAGAGATATTTTAACAACTTTACTTACCATTAATTCAGAACAGGAGTTTGAGAATTTTGTAAAATCTGCTAGACATAATGGCACGATAAAAATGAAAAATGATGATGTCACTTTAATGATTTTAGAAGTCAGTGATGGTGAAATCGTCAGTTTGCCTACACAAACCAGAAAAGAAAATCAAAAAAATCCTCCTATCATTTTACCTTCAAGTAATGAAAATAAACAGCCTTTTAACGAAGATCAAAACAATTCTTCAAAAGTAGAAAAAGAACCTAAAGACAATACTCCTGCTGAAAATTTAGAAGTTACTTCTGGTTTTGCCAAAATAAGATCCAATCTACAAACATTATTAAAATTTCTGCCATCTTTACCCATGACGCACCGCAATTCGAGAGGAGTTTCTTCTTCAAGTCCTCAAGTGAGAGAAGACAAACCACCCGTAATTAAAGGAATAGATGGAATCCGTAATCTTCTCCTTGTTTTTATTCCTTTAAATATATTCTTAACTATACTCTCCACTGCGACCATATTATATTTTATTTCTCAGACAGCTAACAAAATAAATAGTATAAAAACTGAACAATCAAGCAATTCAAATTCATCTAGTCAAGTCACTGAATATAAACCTAAATATATGAAGCTTGAAAAAGGAAATAAAATCTACAAAGATCAAACTTTTCAAGAAATTATTATTCCTGCTTTATCTGACTCATCTCAGGTTTTAATTTTAGAAGAAGGAGACAAATGGATTAAATTTCAGATTGATCTTTATGCTAATCAAGCAATCTTGAATCAATGTTCTACTTGTGCAGGGGATGAAATAGAAATAAAACCCAAGACAAATCTGAGAACTTTGGCTAGTGAATCAGAAAGGGATGTTTTTGGACAATTAAGCGAACCATCAAAGTTTAAAAAACTTGAATTTTATTCCCTTCCCGATTGGTCTAAATTTACATTTGTGGGGTATGTAAAAAAATGA
- a CDS encoding AarF/UbiB family protein, producing the protein MEWVDGISFKDFISNNINNPTSIRNFAEKFLEMVKIFHQNNISHGDLQHGNIIVRKNGGSSGIVMQIINLK; encoded by the coding sequence ATGGAATGGGTTGATGGTATTAGCTTTAAAGACTTTATATCTAATAATATTAATAACCCGACTTCTATCCGTAACTTTGCCGAAAAATTCTTAGAAATGGTTAAAATTTTCCATCAAAATAATATTTCTCATGGAGACTTACAACACGGTAATATTATAGTGCGTAAAAATGGTGGCTCTTCGGGAATTGTTATGCAAATAATTAACTTAAAATAA
- a CDS encoding IS1634 family transposase — MNQSTEIEVKNLDHLGLVAGIIDEIGIVEIINEQVSIERGEIVTAGQVVKAIILNGLGFVSRALYLFPQFFEDKATEHLLGEGIEPKHLNDDKIGRVMDKLYQLNVSVIFLLISLAAVKKFGVATENSHLDSTSLSVEGEYNKEYPTVEILKSGAVGEEIETRQQPIKITYGYSRDRRPDLKQFMIDLIVSGDGDVPLFLKVGDGNEADKAVFGQIAREFKKQVDFDSLIVGDSALYSKENLKLMKEMRWLSRVPLSIKEAQELVDSISEKELTDSEIPGYSWRETISNYGGIEQRWLLVESQARQESDLKKLEKKIEQEKNSAQEKIRQLSRREFENRAVALAIAKGLSDSLKSHQLTEIKVNLIPPESQGSKLKSKDDLPSQSYQVQAELELNLTAIERLKKRAGRFVLATNDLEKQRLSSEDILKKYKGQQAPERGFSFLKDPCFFAHSVFLKSPHRIEVMAMLMGLCLLVYTIGQRQLRLSLKQQETGLKNPLGKLTDRPTLRWIFQCFQGIHLVRIQDNQKISNLTDERRNILRFFPKPCQEYYLLS; from the coding sequence ATGAATCAATCAACAGAAATTGAAGTCAAAAATCTAGACCATCTGGGATTAGTAGCCGGAATTATCGATGAAATAGGAATCGTTGAAATTATCAACGAACAAGTCTCAATTGAGCGAGGAGAAATTGTCACAGCTGGGCAAGTCGTGAAAGCAATTATCCTGAATGGATTGGGATTTGTCTCCCGAGCCTTGTATTTATTTCCTCAATTTTTTGAAGATAAAGCAACCGAACATCTGCTGGGAGAGGGCATCGAACCAAAACACCTGAATGATGATAAAATTGGTCGAGTAATGGACAAACTTTATCAACTTAATGTTTCGGTCATTTTCCTACTGATTAGTTTAGCGGCCGTGAAAAAATTTGGTGTAGCAACCGAGAACTCCCATTTAGATTCGACTTCTCTATCAGTAGAAGGAGAATATAACAAGGAATACCCAACAGTAGAAATCCTGAAATCAGGAGCAGTGGGAGAAGAAATTGAAACCAGACAACAGCCAATAAAAATTACCTACGGATACTCCCGCGACCGAAGACCTGACTTAAAACAATTTATGATTGACTTAATCGTAAGTGGGGATGGAGATGTACCTTTATTCCTGAAAGTAGGGGACGGAAATGAAGCGGACAAAGCGGTTTTTGGTCAAATCGCCCGAGAATTTAAAAAACAAGTTGACTTTGACAGTTTAATAGTCGGCGATAGCGCCCTCTATAGCAAAGAGAATTTAAAACTAATGAAAGAAATGCGTTGGTTGTCTCGAGTACCATTAAGCATTAAAGAGGCTCAAGAGTTGGTTGATAGCATCTCAGAAAAAGAGTTAACCGATTCAGAAATACCGGGTTATTCCTGGCGGGAAACCATCTCTAACTATGGGGGGATAGAACAAAGATGGTTGCTAGTTGAAAGTCAAGCTAGACAAGAATCAGACTTGAAAAAATTAGAGAAAAAAATCGAGCAGGAAAAGAATTCTGCCCAAGAAAAAATCCGGCAACTATCCCGAAGAGAATTTGAGAATAGAGCGGTGGCGTTGGCGATAGCCAAAGGATTATCTGACTCCTTAAAATCTCATCAGTTAACGGAGATTAAAGTCAATCTCATTCCGCCTGAGTCCCAGGGGTCAAAACTCAAATCAAAAGACGATTTACCCTCTCAAAGCTATCAAGTTCAAGCCGAATTAGAGTTGAATTTGACCGCCATTGAGAGGCTAAAGAAACGAGCAGGACGATTCGTTTTAGCAACTAACGATTTGGAGAAACAACGATTAAGCAGTGAGGATATACTCAAAAAATATAAAGGGCAACAAGCTCCGGAAAGAGGATTTTCTTTTCTCAAAGACCCCTGCTTTTTTGCCCACAGTGTCTTTCTCAAATCTCCCCATAGAATCGAGGTCATGGCCATGCTCATGGGCTTGTGCCTGCTGGTTTATACTATTGGTCAAAGACAACTTCGTTTAAGTTTAAAACAGCAGGAGACGGGACTGAAAAATCCGTTGGGTAAGTTAACTGACCGACCGACGTTACGCTGGATATTTCAGTGCTTTCAAGGGATTCATCTCGTCCGTATTCAAGACAATCAAAAGATTAGCAACTTAACGGATGAGAGGCGCAACATTTTGAGATTTTTTCCCAAACCTTGCCAGGAATATTATCTCTTATCTTGA
- a CDS encoding type I restriction enzyme subunit R domain-containing protein, with translation MRGYWSEKIQQLKKDLKKITDDQEENYRQRQIQWMEATLTAVIVSEEQGEIDKFQKHGLDITSHRSVIKNGFQLADGKRISPENAFKQADHPFRIAIVCAMWLTGFDVPSLSTLYLDKPLKAHTLMQVIARANRVNEGKTNGLIVDYCGILKNLRQALADLAQISDQGRGEDHLSLDPTKPQENW, from the coding sequence ATGCGGGGTTACTGGAGCGAAAAAATCCAACAACTGAAAAAAGACCTCAAAAAAATTACCGATGACCAAGAGGAAAACTATCGTCAGCGTCAGATTCAATGGATGGAAGCAACGCTAACGGCCGTGATCGTCAGCGAGGAACAGGGAGAGATCGACAAATTCCAGAAACACGGGTTAGATATTACCAGCCATCGCAGTGTGATCAAAAACGGCTTTCAACTGGCGGACGGTAAAAGGATCAGCCCAGAAAATGCCTTTAAACAAGCCGATCACCCCTTTCGGATCGCCATCGTCTGCGCCATGTGGTTGACCGGTTTCGATGTTCCCTCCCTCTCCACCCTCTACCTCGATAAACCCCTGAAAGCTCATACGCTCATGCAAGTGATCGCTCGTGCTAACCGGGTTAACGAGGGCAAAACCAACGGTTTAATCGTGGATTACTGCGGAATCCTCAAAAATCTCCGTCAAGCTCTCGCCGATCTCGCCCAAATTTCCGATCAGGGACGTGGCGAAGACCATCTTAGTCTCGACCCCACGAAACCGCAAGAAAATTGGTAA
- a CDS encoding type I restriction enzyme endonuclease domain-containing protein, with protein sequence MGESNASLDALLEYKIPSFAFNKAINDAKEAINRSDQARQNFGLLSQEVFHLFKACLNQPSVNHYRPAHDTIKLIYKCIQGDREKIDIAEILLEMRSVIDGAIDVTTEARADDTPLYDISKINFERLKQEFANSDRKNTTVQTLKNAIENRLRTMLEQNLQRTNFQEHYEQIIADYNFEKDRVAIEQTFEALLGLKRQIKIKSSIIVKE encoded by the coding sequence TTGGGGGAAAGTAACGCATCCCTAGACGCGCTCCTCGAATATAAAATACCTAGTTTTGCCTTCAATAAAGCTATTAACGACGCGAAGGAAGCGATCAATCGAAGTGATCAGGCCCGACAAAATTTTGGACTCCTCTCTCAAGAGGTCTTCCATCTTTTTAAGGCCTGTCTTAATCAGCCATCGGTTAATCACTACCGTCCGGCTCACGACACGATTAAACTGATCTATAAATGCATTCAAGGTGATCGGGAGAAAATAGACATCGCGGAAATTCTCTTGGAAATGCGATCGGTAATCGACGGGGCGATCGATGTAACCACCGAAGCGAGGGCCGATGATACCCCACTGTACGACATCAGTAAAATCAACTTCGAGCGTCTGAAACAGGAATTCGCCAATAGCGATCGTAAGAATACCACCGTCCAAACTCTCAAAAACGCCATCGAAAACCGTCTCCGAACAATGCTCGAGCAGAATCTGCAACGGACGAACTTTCAAGAGCATTACGAGCAGATCATCGCTGATTATAATTTCGAGAAGGATCGGGTGGCGATCGAACAGACCTTCGAGGCCTTATTGGGACTTAAACGCCAAATAAAGATCAAATCGAGTATAATCGTTAAAGAGTAA
- a CDS encoding IS701 family transposase, with amino-acid sequence MVLFEGKKVQKSYPTRFLDLFSQPYLGGLLGESERKNLTQMANNAVGVVYNRLHHFLTESPWSDRQVNECRLQVMNQCRQTQIPRGFSLIVDDSGHRKSGNLTAGVGRQYLGEIGKTDNGIVAVTTHLYDGKKSVPLDIEIYQPASSLAEGKEDKEFKKKPEIAIDLIDRSLTRGYRPKIVLIDAGYGNNTNFLKALEERKLKYLGGLAKNRKVIIEKEGGVEETIQLEQLAKSLSEKDWEKITLNLDKEKTVWVAVFRAKISQLEGERNLAIVMNASSMEKATEVDYFITNVVEADTVTASWIVKTYTERNWVEVFYREAKGWLGLREYQVRDKRSLLRHFILVFCAYTFILWHKLTGGLQRQWANRPLNTFVEALEAFRTAMSFRFFEWLTENRDVFAAYKASLGFVWA; translated from the coding sequence CTGGTACTTTTTGAGGGGAAAAAAGTCCAAAAGTCTTATCCAACAAGGTTTTTAGATTTATTCAGCCAGCCCTATTTAGGAGGATTATTAGGGGAAAGTGAGAGGAAAAACCTCACTCAAATGGCCAATAATGCCGTCGGAGTAGTTTATAACCGATTACATCACTTTTTGACCGAATCTCCTTGGTCAGACCGTCAGGTGAATGAATGTCGGTTGCAAGTGATGAACCAATGCCGCCAGACGCAAATCCCCCGAGGATTTTCCCTGATTGTCGATGACTCAGGACATCGAAAAAGTGGCAATCTGACCGCCGGAGTTGGCAGGCAGTACCTAGGAGAAATTGGCAAGACAGACAACGGAATAGTCGCCGTCACTACCCATCTCTACGACGGCAAAAAAAGTGTACCCCTAGACATTGAAATTTATCAACCGGCTAGTTCCTTAGCCGAGGGGAAAGAAGACAAAGAATTTAAGAAGAAACCGGAGATAGCGATAGATTTAATTGACCGGAGCTTAACCAGAGGCTATCGACCGAAAATCGTCTTAATAGATGCTGGTTATGGCAACAACACAAATTTTCTCAAAGCCCTGGAAGAAAGAAAGCTAAAATACTTAGGAGGATTGGCAAAAAATCGAAAAGTAATTATTGAAAAAGAAGGGGGTGTGGAAGAAACAATCCAGCTTGAGCAACTAGCAAAAAGCCTATCAGAAAAGGATTGGGAGAAAATCACCCTAAATCTAGATAAAGAAAAAACGGTTTGGGTAGCGGTATTCAGAGCGAAAATATCTCAACTAGAAGGAGAAAGGAACTTGGCGATCGTCATGAATGCAAGTTCAATGGAAAAAGCCACAGAGGTGGACTATTTCATCACCAATGTAGTTGAGGCAGATACAGTAACAGCGTCGTGGATAGTCAAGACTTACACCGAAAGAAATTGGGTGGAAGTATTCTACCGAGAAGCCAAAGGATGGTTAGGGTTAAGGGAATACCAAGTCAGGGATAAACGAAGCTTACTTCGTCATTTTATCCTGGTGTTTTGTGCCTATACATTTATCCTGTGGCATAAGTTAACTGGGGGATTGCAAAGGCAGTGGGCGAATCGACCTTTAAACACTTTTGTGGAAGCCTTGGAAGCTTTTCGGACAGCGATGTCTTTCCGTTTCTTTGAGTGGCTGACCGAGAATCGGGATGTGTTTGCCGCTTACAAAGCCAGTTTAGGCTTTGTTTGGGCTTGA
- a CDS encoding IS630-like element ISMae24 family transposase: MRLIRDLNPESQKMLERIYRASKHHQVRERAKCILLSFQGTTIEELSGIFGVTRKTIYNWLTAWEDRKLIGFYNRRGRGRKPKLTEAQGQQVIDWVKEEPKSLKKIQIKIVEEGKLTVSKDTIKRLIKKINMRWKRVRRGVAKTPDEWELEVKLPILEELKKQEKRGEIEIGYLDEMGGDSKPCIPEAWQEEKTTIKLPPIEGKRLNILGIMKRDNQLFYETQVGTFTSEIVINFLDKYCQNIQKKTVIIIDQASIHTSEAFMEKLEEWEKKNLKIFWLPTYSPHLNLIEILWRFLKYEWIEFSAYKDRKSLLAYVKKVLDNFGGEYVINFA; encoded by the coding sequence ATGAGATTGATTAGAGACCTAAACCCCGAGAGCCAGAAAATGCTAGAGAGAATTTATCGAGCTAGTAAACATCATCAAGTAAGAGAGCGAGCGAAATGTATACTCTTAAGTTTTCAGGGAACCACGATAGAAGAATTGAGCGGAATATTTGGAGTTACGAGAAAGACCATCTATAATTGGTTGACGGCCTGGGAAGATAGAAAACTAATTGGTTTTTATAATCGTCGAGGAAGAGGGAGAAAACCTAAATTGACAGAAGCCCAAGGTCAACAAGTTATTGACTGGGTAAAAGAAGAACCGAAAAGCTTAAAAAAAATCCAGATAAAAATTGTAGAAGAAGGGAAATTAACCGTAAGCAAAGACACGATAAAAAGACTCATAAAAAAAATCAACATGAGGTGGAAAAGGGTGAGAAGAGGGGTCGCCAAAACCCCTGATGAGTGGGAGCTTGAGGTCAAACTACCTATTTTAGAAGAACTAAAAAAACAGGAAAAAAGAGGAGAGATTGAGATAGGATATTTGGATGAAATGGGAGGGGATTCAAAGCCTTGTATTCCTGAGGCTTGGCAAGAAGAAAAAACCACGATAAAGTTACCACCAATTGAAGGTAAAAGACTAAATATTTTAGGAATAATGAAACGAGATAATCAATTATTTTATGAGACACAGGTCGGAACGTTTACTAGCGAGATAGTTATTAATTTTCTGGATAAATATTGCCAAAATATACAGAAAAAAACTGTCATAATAATTGACCAAGCTTCCATTCATACCAGCGAGGCATTTATGGAGAAACTTGAGGAATGGGAAAAGAAAAACTTGAAAATATTTTGGTTGCCCACTTATTCACCTCATTTAAATTTAATTGAAATATTATGGAGATTTTTAAAATATGAATGGATTGAATTTAGCGCCTATAAAGACCGAAAGAGCCTCCTCGCTTACGTTAAAAAAGTGCTGGACAATTTTGGAGGCGAGTATGTAATTAATTTTGCCTAG
- a CDS encoding IS4 family transposase: MEKWAAQELQYADLGDTRRKKRLISIVENLASQPSTSVPQASGNLAAASATYDFWNSPYFHPSDIIAAQAKSTVERIKEHPIVLAVQDTTSLDFTTQKAKKGMGYLDYKKSFGLKVHTTLGVSPVGIPLGLINQYVWAREEKNLGIAKQRKKRETQEKESQRWLDSLSETQQQIPEDIQVVTIGDCEADIFDLFAQSRSPNSHLLIRGTHNRKVNYLEDKQRSGHSEPKYLHQSIREIKACGTLDVQVKRNPNHEARLAKLTVRFASFEIQVPSHHSKATPRQPVKLQVILAEEENPHSGVNPISWLLLTSLDISSFESAITCVRWYSYRWLIERYHFVLKSGCGLEKLQLETGRRIEMALATYSIVAWRLLWLTYQARLHGEESCESFLEEHEWQSLCATIHKKSPPPEKPPSFREAVRMIASLGGFLGRKGDGEPGVKTIWLGLRRLHDISQTWKLSHQISPPIEPP; the protein is encoded by the coding sequence ATGGAGAAATGGGCAGCCCAAGAATTACAGTATGCAGACCTAGGGGACACCAGAAGAAAGAAAAGGTTAATCAGTATCGTGGAAAACTTGGCCAGTCAACCTAGTACAAGTGTGCCACAAGCTTCAGGAAATCTAGCCGCAGCGAGTGCCACCTACGACTTTTGGAATTCCCCCTATTTTCACCCCTCAGATATAATTGCCGCCCAGGCCAAAAGTACAGTAGAAAGAATCAAAGAACATCCAATAGTTTTGGCAGTGCAAGACACAACAAGTTTAGACTTTACGACGCAAAAAGCCAAAAAAGGCATGGGTTATCTAGATTATAAAAAATCCTTTGGTCTCAAAGTTCATACCACCTTAGGAGTGTCCCCAGTCGGAATACCTTTAGGACTGATTAATCAATATGTCTGGGCAAGAGAAGAAAAGAATTTAGGGATTGCCAAGCAACGCAAAAAAAGAGAAACCCAAGAAAAAGAAAGTCAAAGATGGTTAGATTCTTTGTCAGAAACACAACAACAGATACCCGAAGATATTCAAGTAGTAACAATCGGAGATTGTGAGGCAGACATATTTGATTTATTTGCCCAATCAAGAAGTCCTAACTCTCATTTATTAATTCGAGGAACTCATAACCGAAAAGTTAACTATCTCGAAGACAAGCAAAGGTCAGGGCATTCAGAGCCTAAATATTTACATCAATCCATCAGAGAAATAAAAGCCTGTGGGACCTTAGATGTGCAAGTAAAACGCAATCCTAATCACGAGGCTAGACTAGCTAAACTAACAGTTAGATTTGCCAGTTTTGAAATACAAGTACCTAGCCATCACTCCAAGGCGACCCCTCGTCAACCGGTCAAATTACAGGTAATTTTAGCTGAAGAAGAAAATCCGCATAGCGGAGTTAATCCTATCAGTTGGCTGCTCTTAACTAGCCTAGACATTAGTAGCTTTGAATCAGCGATAACCTGTGTGCGCTGGTATAGTTATCGCTGGTTAATAGAACGCTATCATTTTGTTTTAAAAAGTGGTTGTGGATTAGAAAAACTGCAATTAGAAACGGGTAGGAGAATTGAGATGGCCTTAGCTACCTATTCAATTGTAGCTTGGAGATTACTTTGGTTAACCTATCAAGCACGCTTACACGGAGAGGAGAGTTGTGAAAGTTTTTTGGAAGAACATGAATGGCAATCTTTGTGTGCCACTATTCATAAAAAGAGTCCGCCACCTGAAAAGCCGCCCTCCTTTCGAGAAGCGGTCAGAATGATTGCTTCTCTTGGGGGGTTTTTAGGTAGAAAAGGTGACGGTGAACCTGGTGTTAAAACTATTTGGTTGGGACTGCGAAGGTTACATGATATCAGCCAGACTTGGAAACTATCTCATCAAATTAGTCCCCCTATAGAACCCCCTTGA
- a CDS encoding IS1380-like element ISMae9 family transposase, with protein MTPSSDQSRLNQLNFGNLNGRQVIANFEGGKITSDAGIILMAELDQKLKITARFAECFRDYRNSSYLDYSVHELLAQRVYGIVLGYEDVNDHDKLRHAPALAIALKKLNFIDSAQANLAGKSTINRLEYCLETVINQENSRYHKIEPNPKEIEKAFVDIFLESYKKPPKPIILDMDVTDDQVHGNQEGAFFNTYYKGVCYAPLYIFCEHHLLVAKLRSSHVDTAGGALEELQRIISIIREKWSDTQILVRGDSAYSREDIMKFCESQAGVDYVLAMATNSQLKLRATDVIEKAKADYEQRLQPVTELMETLFSPDEELGELAKLVPESTWYRSLCYQTQKSWSRSRRVVTKVCPGSEGVKIRHVVTSLPASKIPPSKLYTEKYCPRGERSNRIKEQQLDLFADRNSTQTFESNQLRLWLSSMAYVLMQAFRQNCLAKTSFAKATVGTIRLNFLKLGARITVSVRRILIAIASSCPYQDILAIAYSRIQAIAGTG; from the coding sequence ATGACTCCTAGTTCAGACCAGTCTCGACTCAATCAATTAAATTTTGGAAACCTCAATGGAAGACAAGTAATCGCTAATTTTGAGGGAGGAAAAATCACCTCAGATGCAGGAATTATTTTGATGGCAGAGTTAGACCAAAAGCTAAAAATAACGGCTCGGTTTGCCGAATGTTTTCGAGATTATCGAAATTCATCCTATCTAGATTATTCAGTTCATGAACTACTCGCACAAAGAGTTTATGGGATAGTTTTGGGATATGAGGATGTCAATGATCATGATAAATTACGTCATGCTCCAGCTTTAGCAATAGCATTGAAAAAACTAAATTTTATTGACTCAGCCCAAGCAAATTTAGCGGGAAAAAGTACAATTAATCGACTAGAATATTGTCTGGAAACAGTCATCAATCAAGAGAACAGTCGTTACCATAAAATCGAGCCTAACCCCAAAGAAATTGAAAAAGCTTTTGTGGACATCTTTCTAGAATCCTACAAAAAGCCACCGAAACCAATTATTTTAGACATGGATGTCACCGATGACCAAGTGCATGGAAATCAAGAGGGAGCGTTTTTCAATACTTATTATAAAGGAGTGTGTTATGCTCCTTTGTATATTTTCTGTGAGCATCATTTATTAGTAGCTAAACTCCGGTCTTCTCATGTAGATACTGCTGGGGGAGCATTAGAAGAATTGCAGCGAATAATCAGTATAATTCGAGAAAAATGGTCAGATACGCAGATATTAGTACGAGGAGATAGTGCCTATTCCCGTGAAGATATCATGAAATTTTGCGAAAGTCAAGCAGGAGTTGATTATGTTTTAGCAATGGCAACGAATAGTCAATTAAAATTACGAGCGACCGATGTAATTGAGAAAGCTAAGGCAGATTACGAGCAAAGACTTCAGCCAGTTACTGAATTAATGGAGACGTTATTTTCTCCCGATGAAGAGTTAGGAGAATTGGCGAAATTGGTACCAGAATCGACTTGGTATCGTTCCCTATGTTATCAAACCCAAAAATCCTGGAGCCGTTCAAGAAGAGTGGTGACAAAAGTTTGTCCTGGTAGTGAGGGCGTAAAAATTCGCCACGTTGTGACTTCTTTACCTGCATCAAAGATTCCCCCATCTAAACTTTACACTGAAAAATATTGCCCCAGAGGTGAGAGGTCAAATCGAATTAAAGAGCAACAATTAGACTTATTTGCTGACCGGAATTCGACACAGACATTTGAGAGTAATCAATTAAGACTTTGGTTGTCATCAATGGCTTATGTTTTAATGCAAGCTTTTCGTCAAAATTGTTTGGCTAAAACTTCTTTTGCCAAAGCGACAGTGGGAACAATTCGCCTTAATTTCCTTAAATTAGGAGCTAGAATTACTGTTAGTGTCAGAAGAATTTTAATCGCAATTGCCAGTTCTTGTCCCTATCAAGATATTTTAGCGATAGCTTACTCTAGAATTCAAGCGATAGCGGGAACTGGATAA